GCAAAGTGTGGCACGGATATTTTAAAAACAGGAAAAAAGATGGAACTTTATACGACGAAGAATTGACAATAAATCCTGTATTCGATGAATCCGGAAAGTTAATTAATGTTGTAGAAATCAAGCGTAACATTACTGAAGAATTAAAAGCCAAAAAAGCTGCCGAACAAGCCGAGGCAAATTTTAAATCTATTTTCGAAAATTCTATCGAAGGGATATACCAATCGTCGGCTGATGGCAGAATTATTACTACTAATAAAGCTTTATTAAAAATGTTGGGATATTCGAATATAGAGGAATTTTCGAATATACCTGCATCGCAATTTTATGTAAATCCAGACGACCGAAAAGCTTTTCAAGCATTGATGGATAGAGACGGGAAAGTTACTGATTACGAAATTCGCCTGAAACGAAAAGATGGTTCAGAAATTACTGTTCTCGAAAATTCACGCGCGGTTACAGCGCCTGAAGGTGAAATTCTTTATTATGAAGGAATGATACAAGACATTACAAATCGGAAGGCAACAGAGAATGCCATCCGTTCGCTGAACTTGCAGAAGGATAAATTCCTTTCAATCGTCTCTCACGATCTGCGTGCACCTTTCAACAGCATACTCGGCTTCACCGAGATGCTGCTCGACGATAAAACTGAATTTACTGAAGAAGAAAAAAAAGAATTCCTGCAGTTCATCAAGCAAGCTGCTGAACAGCAACTGCATTTATTGAACAACCTGCTCGATTGGTCGCGGTTAGAAACCGGGCGTATCAGATTTGAACCAAGACCGACAAACTTGAACGAGCTTGTCGGGCGTAGTATTGTTTCGTTAGCCGGTAATGTGTTTAGAAAAAATATTAAACTTTTTGCAAACATTCCTGAACGGACCATCGTCAATGTTGATGAAAACCTGATGCTTCAGTTGTTCGGTAATTTAATTTCAAACGCTATAAAATTTACACCTCAAAACGGAAAAGTTTGGGTAGATTTTATTGAAGACGAGGGAAGTTTTGTGAAAATAGCCGTGCGCGATACAGGCGTTGGCATTCCAAAAGAAGATTTCGATAAATTATTTCGTATAGATACAAAATATTTTTCACGCGGAACTGAAGGCGAAGAAGGTTCCGGGTTAGGTTTAGCTCTTGTTGCCGAAGTAGTGCAGAGGCATGGTGGCACTATCACAATCGATAGCGAGGTAGATCAAGGAACATCCTTCATCTTCACTATTCCGGCTGTCCAAAAATCCGTGTTGATAGTTGACGACAATAAAGGCAACCGCTCGCTCGCAGTTCATTATATGGAACAAATTCTTCCCGACGTCTTGCTTCTTGAGGCGCTCGATGGGTACGAAGCTATGTCTATTGCATTATCACGACTTCCTGTTCTGATATTGGCTGATTTCGCAA
This region of Bacteroidota bacterium genomic DNA includes:
- a CDS encoding PAS domain S-box protein, translated to MNKKQPTRKKSGDSFDFTQIIERTGAVFFLTNKTGRFVFVNPFFVKLSGFEEKELLKKKIFDIVQKEYFETVKSHYSNQLKEKISRTYLEFPILTKTGKVKWFGQSTTLLLDNGKATGFQAIAFDITIRKLVDQETLTLSKIINQTTEMIVVTDKNGIIQYVNSAFEKTTQYTKSEAIGKQLSILDSDNQTKDYIHNIWQQVLSGKVWHGYFKNRKKDGTLYDEELTINPVFDESGKLINVVEIKRNITEELKAKKAAEQAEANFKSIFENSIEGIYQSSADGRIITTNKALLKMLGYSNIEEFSNIPASQFYVNPDDRKAFQALMDRDGKVTDYEIRLKRKDGSEITVLENSRAVTAPEGEILYYEGMIQDITNRKATENAIRSLNLQKDKFLSIVSHDLRAPFNSILGFTEMLLDDKTEFTEEEKKEFLQFIKQAAEQQLHLLNNLLDWSRLETGRIRFEPRPTNLNELVGRSIVSLAGNVFRKNIKLFANIPERTIVNVDENLMLQLFGNLISNAIKFTPQNGKVWVDFIEDEGSFVKIAVRDTGVGIPKEDFDKLFRIDTKYFSRGTEGEEGSGLGLALVAEVVQRHGGTITIDSEVDQGTSFIFTIPAVQKSVLIVDDNKGNRSLAVHYMEQILPDVLLLEALDGYEAMSIALSRLPVLILADFAMPGMDGLRLLKELRSQPQTKNTPVIIITSFESKADAEALMQYGVKEIFIKPANKDDLQKAVMKYIK